A region of Vitis vinifera cultivar Pinot Noir 40024 chromosome 15, ASM3070453v1 DNA encodes the following proteins:
- the LOC100244425 gene encoding large ribosomal subunit protein eL43 has translation MTKRTKKAGIVGKYGTRYGASLRKQIKKMEVSQHSKYFCEFCGKYAVKRKAVGIWACKDCGKVKAGGAYTLNTASAVTVRSTIRRLREQTES, from the exons ACTAAGAGAACCAAGAAGGCGGGTATTGTCGGGAAGTACG GAACCCGATATGGGGCTAGTCTGCGGAAGCAGATTAAGAAGATGGAAGTTAGTCAGCACAGCAAATACTTCTGCGAGTTCTGTGGGAAG TATGCAGTGAAGAGGAAGGCTGTGGGAATTTGGGCATGCAAGGACTGTGGCAAAGTTAAAGCAGGCGGTGCTTACACATTGAA CACTGCCAGTGCTGTTACTGTTAGGAGCACCATCCGAAGGCTGCGGGAGCAGACTGAGAGCTGA